A genomic region of Roseofilum capinflatum BLCC-M114 contains the following coding sequences:
- the lysS gene encoding lysine--tRNA ligase codes for MFWADKIAKDAQGEQIVNDSKTPSGRVHVGSLRGVVIHDVIYRALKHAQKPVKFLYGVDDYDALDTVPHYLNPEQFNPYLGYPLCNVPSPEETASDYAKYFMGEFLQVFDYLGVKPQIYYLRDLYRTGQLNPYIDTFLNNAHLIRQAYEQVSKAKRPDDWYPFQVVCENCGKIATTVVTDYNGEQVFYTCKPDSTDWVEGCGHSGWVSPFDGNGKLPWKVEWVAKWDLLGITIELAGKDHSQKGGSRDVANAICRKVLKKQPPFHSPYEFILVNGTKMSSSKGVGSSARDMADLLPAELLRFLMLRTPPKTVINFAPNYETTTRLFRDYDTLIGKYQEGQSSGEEEELSKDLMPLLYAQLESEIEPYQPFELSTLISLLQIPGLDIEQEIQKRMPPLTDRDWQEIQKRIAVGKKWLEDYADEEEKLVIYWDQIPEGASQLSDEQKTYLKQLVSNLEKTENWEGEELQTLIFSTTKELSIKPNVAFPAIYQSFLGKERGPKAGGLLSYLDRTFVVERLNAVIALG; via the coding sequence ATGTTTTGGGCAGATAAGATCGCAAAAGATGCACAAGGCGAACAAATTGTCAACGACTCAAAAACCCCATCCGGTCGCGTTCACGTCGGCTCGCTACGGGGAGTCGTTATACATGATGTCATCTATCGTGCCTTAAAACATGCCCAAAAACCCGTCAAATTCCTCTATGGTGTCGATGATTATGATGCCCTAGATACGGTTCCCCACTATCTCAACCCAGAGCAATTTAACCCCTATCTCGGCTATCCCCTCTGTAACGTTCCCTCCCCAGAAGAAACCGCCAGCGACTACGCCAAATATTTCATGGGCGAATTTCTACAAGTCTTTGACTATTTAGGCGTAAAACCACAAATTTACTATCTGCGCGACCTCTATCGCACCGGACAACTTAACCCTTATATTGACACCTTCTTAAACAACGCCCACTTAATTCGCCAAGCCTACGAACAAGTCAGCAAAGCCAAACGACCCGATGATTGGTATCCCTTCCAAGTTGTTTGTGAAAACTGCGGTAAAATCGCCACCACCGTCGTCACCGACTACAACGGCGAACAAGTCTTTTACACCTGCAAACCCGATAGCACCGACTGGGTAGAAGGATGCGGTCATTCCGGTTGGGTTTCTCCCTTTGACGGCAACGGAAAATTACCCTGGAAAGTCGAATGGGTCGCCAAATGGGATCTGTTAGGAATCACCATTGAATTAGCCGGAAAAGACCATTCCCAAAAAGGCGGCTCCCGTGATGTAGCCAATGCCATTTGCCGGAAAGTGCTGAAAAAACAACCCCCTTTCCATTCTCCCTATGAATTCATTCTAGTCAATGGCACGAAAATGAGTTCCTCCAAAGGAGTCGGTTCCAGTGCCAGAGACATGGCCGACTTATTACCGGCTGAACTGCTGCGATTTCTGATGTTAAGAACTCCCCCCAAAACCGTAATTAATTTTGCGCCCAATTACGAAACAACAACTCGCCTATTCCGAGATTATGATACCTTGATTGGCAAATATCAAGAAGGGCAAAGTTCTGGGGAAGAAGAGGAACTCTCCAAGGACTTAATGCCCCTTTTGTATGCCCAATTAGAGAGTGAAATTGAACCCTATCAACCCTTCGAGCTAAGTACCTTAATTTCCCTGTTGCAAATTCCTGGTTTAGATATTGAACAGGAAATTCAAAAACGGATGCCTCCCCTAACCGATAGAGATTGGCAAGAGATTCAAAAACGGATTGCTGTAGGTAAGAAGTGGCTCGAAGATTATGCCGATGAAGAAGAAAAGTTAGTCATTTATTGGGATCAGATTCCCGAAGGAGCCAGTCAATTATCTGACGAGCAAAAGACCTATCTTAAACAATTGGTGTCCAATCTGGAAAAAACTGAAAATTGGGAAGGAGAGGAGTTGCAAACCCTAATTTTCTCCACCACTAAGGAGTTATCGATTAAACCCAATGTGGCTTTTCCAGCCATTTACCAATCATTCCTAGGTAAAGAACGGGGGCCAAAAGCAGGCGGGTTATTATCCTATTTAGACCGTACGTTTGTAGTCGAGCGCTTAAACGCTGTAATTGCCCTGGGCTAG